The following proteins are encoded in a genomic region of Candidatus Methylospira mobilis:
- a CDS encoding OmpA family protein: MKKHLMSLGLAGLAITGSVAQAEEFLDDRFYVAPFGTYLQPGGNTNGYGGWGAGVGFGKILDEHFNVEVRGFWQNYQSDRVNPGVGNSNAANTLWNGKTGNWNGQTDLTGGTIDGQFYFFRDTISPYIVAGIGGMNTSGPQPWTKFAAAASVASFIFETGVGATYEVLDNLLIRADVRYRINTAPTTGGSTYTTASGATVSNSGSGVLNDMLVNVGFVIPFGDKPKPTALAAAPVAAAKNDCATRDTDHDGVNDCDDKCPGTLAGAQVDAQGCPVIIELKGVHFKYDSSELLPESKKILDGVAQNLIEYPTKHEIEVVGHTSTEGSDDYNLHLSQRRSASVVEYLKWAGVKNKLHAVGMGESHPLIPHERDEAERAKNRRVQLVWQGEADYKTR, encoded by the coding sequence ATGAAAAAGCATTTAATGTCACTGGGACTGGCTGGTCTCGCTATCACCGGATCGGTTGCGCAGGCGGAAGAATTTCTCGACGACCGTTTTTATGTCGCGCCGTTCGGCACTTATCTGCAACCGGGCGGCAACACCAACGGTTACGGCGGCTGGGGCGCGGGCGTCGGCTTCGGCAAAATTCTCGATGAACATTTCAACGTCGAAGTACGCGGATTCTGGCAGAATTACCAGAGCGATAGAGTCAATCCGGGAGTAGGCAACTCCAACGCAGCGAACACCCTGTGGAACGGCAAGACGGGCAATTGGAACGGCCAGACCGATCTGACCGGCGGCACCATCGACGGACAGTTTTATTTCTTCCGCGATACCATTTCACCGTACATCGTTGCCGGCATCGGCGGCATGAACACCAGCGGCCCCCAGCCATGGACCAAATTTGCGGCAGCCGCCAGCGTCGCCTCCTTCATTTTTGAAACCGGCGTCGGTGCAACCTACGAGGTGCTCGACAACCTGTTGATAAGAGCGGATGTGCGTTATCGCATCAACACCGCGCCCACTACCGGCGGCAGCACCTATACTACCGCCAGCGGCGCCACCGTTTCCAACAGCGGCAGCGGCGTATTGAACGATATGCTGGTCAATGTCGGCTTTGTTATTCCGTTCGGCGACAAACCGAAACCGACGGCGCTTGCCGCAGCTCCAGTAGCCGCTGCGAAGAACGATTGCGCTACCCGCGACACCGACCATGACGGCGTCAATGACTGCGACGATAAATGCCCAGGCACCCTGGCTGGCGCCCAGGTCGACGCACAAGGTTGTCCGGTCATCATAGAATTGAAAGGTGTACACTTCAAATATGACTCGTCCGAGTTACTGCCTGAATCCAAGAAAATTTTGGACGGCGTTGCGCAAAACCTGATCGAATATCCTACCAAGCATGAAATCGAAGTGGTCGGTCATACCAGCACCGAAGGCAGCGATGATTATAACCTGCACTTATCGCAACGCCGCTCAGCATCGGTCGTCGAGTATCTGAAATGGGCCGGTGTGAAAAACAAGCTGCATGCCGTAGGCATGGGCGAATCGCACCCGCTGATACCGCATGAGCGCGATGAAGCCGAACGTGCGAAAAACCGTCGCGTGCAGCTGGTCTGGCAAGGAGAGGCCGATTATAAAACCAGGTAG
- a CDS encoding Spy/CpxP family protein refolding chaperone yields MKSNILVTIIVSLFLFTASSAALAKGGDDKVKSAHAECPYFFKSSEEFDKKLEQLHQNLKLSAAQEPSWKDWAGKVKESREAWKKSKLDHDAWKNLTVIERLEKRLVLTRERLAHEETNLTAIKAFYAQLTDAQRKTFDEQFPHGYHCDKP; encoded by the coding sequence ATGAAATCAAACATACTTGTTACCATAATAGTCAGCCTTTTTTTGTTTACGGCTTCAAGCGCCGCTCTGGCGAAGGGCGGTGACGATAAGGTGAAATCGGCGCATGCGGAATGCCCGTATTTTTTTAAAAGTTCAGAGGAGTTTGATAAAAAACTGGAGCAGCTCCATCAGAATTTGAAGCTGAGCGCTGCCCAGGAGCCTTCATGGAAAGACTGGGCCGGAAAAGTTAAAGAGTCGCGCGAGGCATGGAAGAAAAGCAAGCTTGATCATGATGCCTGGAAAAATCTGACTGTTATCGAGCGCCTGGAGAAAAGGCTGGTTTTGACGCGCGAGCGGCTTGCTCATGAAGAAACCAATTTAACCGCTATAAAGGCATTTTATGCGCAGCTGACCGATGCGCAACGCAAAACTTTCGATGAGCAGTTTCCGCACGGTTATCATTGCGATAAGCCGTAA
- a CDS encoding BON domain-containing protein has translation MKKKGGHKPMRLSESVFFIFFLSAAIGLTGCQQEGSAEKAGQKIDQAAEKAGKKLEETKASLGAAADKTGGYIDDSAITAKINAEILSDPLLKASQINVTTTGGTVKVSGVVDSQQSVDRAMEIVHSNQNVKAVENNLVVKR, from the coding sequence ATGAAAAAGAAAGGCGGACACAAACCAATGCGACTTTCAGAGAGCGTTTTTTTTATCTTTTTCCTGTCCGCCGCTATCGGACTAACCGGTTGCCAACAAGAAGGCTCTGCCGAAAAGGCAGGGCAAAAGATTGATCAAGCGGCAGAAAAAGCAGGCAAAAAGCTTGAAGAAACCAAGGCGTCATTGGGCGCGGCCGCAGACAAAACCGGAGGGTATATAGATGATTCGGCTATTACCGCCAAAATTAATGCGGAAATCCTCAGCGACCCGTTGCTTAAGGCATCCCAGATTAACGTGACCACTACCGGCGGCACCGTAAAAGTAAGCGGCGTCGTTGATTCCCAGCAAAGTGTCGATAGAGCGATGGAAATAGTCCATAGCAACCAGAATGTTAAAGCGGTGGAAAACAATCTTGTCGTTAAACGCTAG
- a CDS encoding Crp/Fnr family transcriptional regulator has protein sequence MTDTHHPRQNHLLDTLPEQDYKLLFPHMELVPMPLGDVLYESGDELCHAYFPTTCIVSLLYVMESGASAEIAVVGNEGIIGVALFMGGGTMPNRAVVQSAGYAYRLRASLIQQECGRNGPLLRLLLRYTQALITQMAQTAVCNRHHTVDQQLCRWLLLSMDRLTGNELTMTQELIANMLGVRREGVTEAAGKLQRAGLIIYSRGHITVLDRPGLEARVCECYQVVKTEFERLLPSLSRAAR, from the coding sequence ATGACAGATACGCACCATCCTAGGCAAAACCACCTTCTCGACACCTTGCCGGAACAGGATTACAAGCTTCTTTTTCCCCATATGGAACTGGTCCCGATGCCACTCGGCGATGTGCTTTACGAATCCGGCGACGAGTTGTGTCACGCTTATTTTCCTACGACCTGCATCGTGTCGTTGCTTTACGTCATGGAAAGCGGGGCGTCGGCGGAGATCGCCGTGGTCGGTAACGAGGGCATCATCGGCGTAGCGCTGTTCATGGGGGGCGGAACCATGCCTAATCGGGCAGTCGTACAGAGCGCGGGCTATGCTTACCGGTTGCGTGCTTCACTGATACAGCAGGAGTGCGGCAGAAACGGGCCGCTCCTTCGTCTGCTGCTGCGTTATACCCAGGCGCTGATTACCCAGATGGCGCAAACCGCAGTCTGCAATCGTCATCATACAGTCGACCAGCAACTCTGTCGCTGGCTGTTGCTGAGTATGGATCGACTCACCGGTAATGAGTTGACCATGACTCAGGAGCTGATCGCCAATATGCTGGGCGTGCGCCGCGAGGGCGTTACCGAGGCAGCCGGAAAATTGCAGCGGGCGGGATTGATTATTTACAGCCGGGGCCACATCACAGTGCTGGATCGGCCGGGATTGGAGGCGCGAGTCTGCGAGTGCTATCAAGTGGTCAAAACCGAATTCGAACGCCTGCTTCCCTCTCTTTCCCGCGCGGCTCGTTGA
- a CDS encoding DUF7230 family protein, with the protein MARKTVRGSKGGRNPVAHFAHKANNRCIPFRDHSKYKRKQKHRADSRPDAVYANDKALCA; encoded by the coding sequence ATGGCCAGAAAAACCGTTCGTGGCTCCAAGGGCGGACGCAATCCAGTCGCGCACTTTGCCCACAAAGCCAATAATCGTTGTATCCCTTTCCGGGATCACTCCAAATACAAGCGCAAGCAGAAGCACAGGGCGGATAGCCGCCCTGATGCCGTGTACGCCAATGATAAGGCGCTTTGCGCATAG
- a CDS encoding DUF3309 family protein, which translates to MSLGTILLIILILMLIGVIPTWPHSRGWGYGPSGGLGLLLIILLVLILTGRI; encoded by the coding sequence ATGTCACTTGGCACAATTTTACTCATCATACTTATCCTGATGCTTATTGGAGTGATTCCAACCTGGCCACATAGCCGAGGATGGGGTTATGGACCCAGCGGCGGACTTGGGCTGCTGCTGATCATCTTACTGGTACTGATCCTGACGGGCAGAATTTAG
- a CDS encoding L-threonylcarbamoyladenylate synthase, giving the protein MSQYFEIHPKNPQPRVIQRAVDVVRAGGLIVYPTDSAYALGCQIGNKHAQDRILQIRALESDHQFSLVCADISEAATFAKIGNEAFRFIKSITPGPFTFILNATREVPRRLVHPKRKNIGIRLPDNEISRLLVAELGEPLLSSTLLMAGDEDALSDPETIRERLDKDVDLIMDVGVIPYAPTTVIGLTGDFPEILRQGKGIVPALKN; this is encoded by the coding sequence ATGTCGCAGTATTTTGAAATTCATCCTAAGAATCCGCAGCCACGCGTGATCCAGCGTGCGGTCGACGTGGTGCGTGCGGGCGGTTTGATTGTCTATCCCACCGATTCGGCTTATGCTCTCGGTTGCCAGATCGGCAATAAGCACGCGCAAGACCGTATCCTGCAAATTCGTGCATTGGAAAGCGATCATCAGTTCAGTCTGGTGTGCGCAGATATTTCGGAAGCGGCTACCTTTGCAAAAATCGGCAATGAAGCTTTCCGGTTTATCAAATCGATAACACCGGGACCGTTCACTTTCATTTTGAATGCGACGCGCGAAGTACCCAGAAGGCTGGTGCATCCCAAGCGCAAAAATATCGGCATCCGCTTACCGGACAACGAGATTTCGCGTCTGCTGGTCGCCGAGCTGGGGGAACCTTTGCTGAGCTCCACGCTTCTAATGGCAGGAGACGAAGACGCCTTGTCCGACCCCGAAACGATACGGGAGCGCCTGGACAAAGATGTCGATTTGATCATGGATGTCGGTGTGATTCCCTATGCTCCGACCACCGTAATCGGATTGACCGGAGATTTTCCCGAAATTCTCCGCCAGGGAAAAGGCATCGTACCCGCGCTCAAAAATTGA
- a CDS encoding YhjD/YihY/BrkB family envelope integrity protein — MYSIRCSEQAYSHLSTVSAKVVVWSRALIRSVNEDGLNYRASSLAYRSLLSLIPGLAIIFSLLKIFGQEEYLKPFLIHIFEPLGVEAPILISKLMDFVGGVNVGVLGFVGLISLLYMIVSMFMEIESAFNHIWRIKKKVNLGMRAGEYLSITLLGPVFVFSAAGLSSYIPGNSAIHELLGREPYNTLLNLGDKLYSVFLVIVVFSFIYVYTLKPLVLWKAALFGGVIGGIAWKITGYWFSVFITMSANYHAIYSNLLMIILFMMWLQLSWLMLLLGGQSAMFFQYPYRLGGGYQPLNPCGHAKEWLGLAIMVLVARAFINKDRPLTLDALEKSMSLPKELLEETLDILQQNGLLVETAGSDAGYLPVRDIAGITILEIVRSMRMDRDSAVLINKHGVMPPMVANVIDIFDEAAAKTAVASLSLREMVTRNSIDVN; from the coding sequence ATGTATTCGATCCGCTGTTCAGAACAGGCTTATTCGCATCTATCGACAGTATCGGCTAAAGTTGTTGTCTGGTCTCGCGCGCTGATACGATCCGTTAACGAGGATGGTTTGAATTATCGAGCATCCAGTCTTGCCTACAGATCGCTTCTATCTTTGATTCCCGGGTTGGCCATAATTTTTTCTCTATTAAAAATATTTGGCCAAGAGGAATATCTGAAACCATTTTTGATCCATATATTCGAACCGCTCGGTGTGGAGGCGCCAATACTAATCAGTAAATTGATGGACTTTGTTGGCGGCGTCAACGTTGGTGTGCTTGGATTTGTAGGGCTGATTTCCCTGTTGTATATGATTGTTTCCATGTTTATGGAAATAGAATCTGCATTCAATCATATCTGGCGTATAAAGAAAAAAGTAAACCTGGGGATGCGTGCCGGAGAGTATTTGAGTATTACGCTACTGGGTCCTGTATTTGTGTTTTCGGCAGCGGGTTTATCCTCATATATTCCGGGTAACTCCGCCATACACGAGCTGCTTGGTCGAGAGCCTTACAATACATTGCTGAATTTGGGAGATAAACTCTATTCTGTTTTTCTGGTAATCGTTGTATTTAGCTTTATTTACGTATACACCCTGAAGCCGCTGGTTTTATGGAAAGCGGCATTGTTCGGCGGAGTTATCGGTGGAATTGCCTGGAAAATTACCGGCTACTGGTTCAGTGTTTTTATAACTATGTCAGCTAATTACCATGCGATTTATTCCAATCTGTTAATGATCATACTATTCATGATGTGGCTGCAATTATCCTGGTTGATGCTTCTTCTTGGGGGGCAGTCGGCGATGTTTTTCCAGTATCCCTATCGCCTTGGTGGCGGATATCAACCCCTTAATCCATGTGGTCATGCAAAAGAGTGGCTCGGCCTGGCTATTATGGTATTGGTGGCCAGAGCTTTTATAAATAAAGACAGGCCATTGACATTGGACGCACTTGAAAAATCCATGAGCCTCCCAAAAGAGTTGCTGGAAGAAACCCTGGATATCCTGCAGCAAAATGGACTTTTGGTGGAAACGGCTGGAAGTGATGCCGGATACCTGCCTGTCCGGGATATAGCGGGCATTACCATATTGGAAATCGTGCGCTCAATGAGAATGGACCGGGACAGTGCCGTATTAATTAACAAGCATGGAGTCATGCCGCCTATGGTTGCCAATGTCATTGATATTTTCGATGAGGCTGCCGCCAAGACTGCTGTGGCCAGTCTTTCTCTTCGGGAAATGGTGACGCGGAATTCAATAGATGTTAACTGA
- a CDS encoding lmo0937 family membrane protein, with protein sequence MLELIAVVLIILWVLGLVSSYTLGGFIHILLVIAVIVIVIRIIQGRRIL encoded by the coding sequence ATGCTCGAACTTATAGCGGTTGTCCTTATTATCCTCTGGGTACTGGGCTTGGTTTCCTCTTACACCTTGGGCGGATTCATACACATTCTTCTTGTTATCGCGGTCATCGTGATCGTTATCCGCATCATACAAGGCCGAAGAATCCTGTAA
- a CDS encoding sll1863 family stress response protein, producing the protein MKTKDEYIESLASELKEWSAQIDHLAAKADNASAHLKHQYIEELNELRTRQHEASLKIKELEEAGGDAWETITETADKVWSELRSCIASVVSKFNDNKPI; encoded by the coding sequence ATGAAAACCAAAGACGAGTATATAGAAAGTCTGGCGTCCGAACTGAAAGAGTGGAGCGCTCAGATTGATCATCTGGCCGCCAAGGCGGATAACGCATCGGCGCATCTGAAGCACCAGTACATCGAAGAACTCAACGAGTTACGCACCAGACAGCATGAAGCATCTCTAAAAATCAAAGAGCTGGAGGAAGCCGGCGGCGATGCATGGGAGACGATCACGGAAACCGCGGACAAGGTCTGGTCTGAGCTTAGAAGCTGTATTGCGAGCGTTGTTTCCAAATTCAACGATAATAAACCAATTTAG
- a CDS encoding general stress protein, producing the protein MNTHTSNTSIVAIYPSHTAAEAAIKELQLSGFDMRKLSIIGRDYHTDEHVVGYYNIGDRMKVWGKTGAFWGGLWGLLFGSALFWIPGLGPLLVAGPLVAWIVGALEGAVVVGGLSAIGACLYGLGIPKNSILQYETALKVGKFVLLAHGPISETAQAKEILNHTKPEALEHHQKTDQE; encoded by the coding sequence ATGAACACCCATACTTCCAATACTTCGATCGTGGCGATTTATCCATCACACACCGCTGCAGAGGCGGCGATCAAAGAGCTGCAGTTGTCCGGTTTCGATATGAGAAAGCTGTCGATTATCGGGCGCGACTATCATACCGACGAGCATGTGGTCGGTTATTACAACATAGGCGACCGGATGAAAGTGTGGGGTAAAACCGGCGCATTCTGGGGCGGGCTGTGGGGGCTTTTGTTTGGTTCCGCGTTGTTTTGGATACCCGGTTTGGGGCCGCTGCTGGTGGCGGGACCGTTGGTCGCCTGGATAGTCGGCGCACTGGAAGGCGCAGTCGTGGTGGGTGGTCTGAGCGCGATTGGAGCCTGTTTGTACGGCTTGGGCATACCTAAAAACAGTATTTTGCAATATGAAACGGCGCTCAAGGTCGGCAAGTTTGTTCTGCTGGCTCACGGCCCCATATCCGAAACGGCCCAGGCAAAAGAAATTCTCAACCACACCAAACCGGAAGCATTGGAACATCATCAGAAAACCGATCAGGAGTGA
- a CDS encoding CsbD family protein yields MNKNQVKGRVEEAAGKVKEVAGRILDDAPMEIDGNIQKNLGKARAGFGDLKEDIKKNR; encoded by the coding sequence ATGAACAAAAATCAAGTTAAAGGCCGAGTTGAAGAAGCCGCAGGTAAAGTCAAGGAAGTTGCCGGTAGAATACTCGATGATGCGCCTATGGAAATAGACGGAAATATCCAAAAGAACCTCGGCAAAGCCCGTGCGGGGTTTGGCGATCTCAAAGAGGATATCAAGAAAAATCGCTAA
- a CDS encoding segregation and condensation protein A has product MVHPEIRLEIPAEAVAVVNGAPYMALPQDLYIPPDALEVFLETFEGPLDLLLYLIRRQNIDILDIPIASITRQYVAYIDMMTHMQMELAAEYLLMAAILAEIKSRMLLPQPANAEGEEDDPRADLVRRLQEYERFRTAAERLDALPRCGRDIFESGGLDAAHIPPQKRYPEVDLSEILTAFQDVLRRADRITHHRILREPLSVRERMTGVLERLSRVGSLLFQELFAYEEGRQGVVVSLLAILELSKERLIEIVQEEPFSVLSVRMPAAAAEERAFLL; this is encoded by the coding sequence ATGGTTCACCCGGAGATAAGGTTGGAGATTCCAGCAGAGGCAGTGGCTGTTGTCAATGGCGCGCCTTATATGGCGCTACCGCAGGACTTGTATATTCCACCCGATGCGCTGGAGGTTTTTCTGGAAACCTTCGAGGGTCCGCTCGATTTGCTGCTCTATCTGATCAGGCGGCAGAATATTGATATTCTTGATATTCCTATAGCCAGTATTACACGGCAATATGTCGCCTACATCGACATGATGACGCATATGCAGATGGAACTGGCGGCGGAGTACTTGTTAATGGCCGCCATATTGGCGGAGATCAAGTCGCGTATGCTGCTTCCGCAGCCCGCCAACGCTGAAGGCGAAGAAGACGACCCTCGCGCCGATCTGGTGCGCCGCCTGCAGGAGTACGAGCGTTTCCGCACGGCCGCCGAGCGGCTTGATGCGCTTCCGCGTTGCGGACGCGATATTTTCGAGTCCGGCGGTTTGGATGCCGCTCATATTCCGCCTCAAAAACGCTACCCCGAAGTCGATTTATCTGAAATATTGACGGCTTTTCAGGATGTGTTGCGCCGTGCGGATCGAATCACCCATCATCGTATTTTGCGCGAGCCCTTATCCGTGCGCGAGCGTATGACCGGCGTACTGGAACGCTTGAGCCGGGTTGGCTCCCTGCTTTTTCAGGAGCTGTTTGCGTACGAAGAAGGGCGTCAGGGGGTGGTGGTATCGCTGCTGGCGATTCTGGAGCTCAGTAAAGAGCGCTTGATTGAAATAGTGCAGGAAGAGCCTTTTTCGGTCTTATCCGTGCGCATGCCCGCCGCCGCAGCCGAAGAGCGCGCTTTCTTGCTGTAG
- a CDS encoding DUF3096 domain-containing protein, whose product MYIQNVQLEPLLALVIGILILLVPRFLNYFVAVYLIVRGVLGLMQHTSL is encoded by the coding sequence ATGTATATCCAGAACGTTCAGCTCGAACCCTTACTGGCTCTTGTGATAGGGATATTGATTTTGCTGGTACCGAGGTTTTTAAACTATTTCGTGGCCGTATATCTAATCGTACGTGGCGTATTGGGACTGATGCAGCATACCTCACTATGA
- the cax gene encoding calcium/proton exchanger produces MKTDENTVRNSRSNAKPENSLFTVNNLLFLAIPLALALRWFNANSILVFAVALLSIYPLAEAMAEATEAISATLGPTAGGLLNASLNNAPEIIIAMFALKNGLGNIVKASIVGSILIELLFGLGLAMFLGGLKHSAQRFNEEAIQINGGLLTLCGFGLIIPSIFHLSSPTAELELSFEISAILLLIYFANVGITLSRKPQYAAGSLRHTLPLDSGTGHPPTRWSRTQSLSVLASAALALAVMSEVITGSIEPTSNQLGLTPMFSGIILLAGAGGIGEIISATRFARNNNMDLAVEASVGSSIQMILLVVPLLIFSAPLMGVNMNLLFEPIEVIVIALTVIITRTLTADGRSTWIEGLMLLAVYFMLAIGFYYLPESTGTL; encoded by the coding sequence ATGAAAACGGATGAAAATACAGTTCGGAATAGCCGTTCCAACGCCAAACCGGAAAACTCACTCTTCACGGTAAATAACTTACTTTTTCTTGCGATTCCGTTGGCGCTTGCCTTACGTTGGTTTAATGCGAATTCTATCCTGGTATTCGCTGTCGCTCTTCTTTCGATCTATCCGCTGGCCGAAGCGATGGCGGAAGCCACCGAAGCGATATCGGCTACCTTGGGGCCAACTGCCGGCGGTCTGCTCAATGCTTCACTGAACAACGCCCCGGAAATCATCATCGCCATGTTCGCGTTAAAAAACGGACTTGGCAATATCGTCAAGGCTTCCATCGTCGGTTCCATATTGATCGAACTCCTCTTCGGCCTGGGGCTTGCCATGTTCCTGGGAGGGTTGAAGCACAGCGCTCAACGCTTCAATGAAGAAGCGATCCAGATTAATGGAGGTCTTTTGACTCTGTGCGGCTTCGGTTTGATCATCCCCTCGATATTTCATTTGTCTTCGCCGACAGCCGAACTGGAACTGAGTTTTGAGATTTCGGCCATTTTATTGCTCATCTACTTCGCTAACGTAGGAATCACGCTCTCTCGCAAGCCCCAGTATGCGGCAGGAAGCCTCAGGCACACGCTTCCTCTGGATTCCGGGACTGGACATCCTCCAACACGATGGTCGCGCACTCAATCGCTGAGCGTGCTTGCCTCGGCTGCCCTTGCGCTAGCCGTCATGAGCGAAGTGATCACAGGCAGCATCGAACCGACCAGCAATCAGCTCGGTCTGACGCCCATGTTTAGCGGCATTATTCTCCTGGCCGGCGCCGGCGGCATCGGTGAAATCATCAGTGCAACCCGTTTTGCGCGCAACAACAACATGGATCTAGCCGTAGAGGCGTCGGTCGGCTCGAGCATACAGATGATCCTCCTCGTTGTTCCATTGCTCATCTTCAGTGCGCCACTCATGGGGGTTAATATGAATCTCCTGTTCGAACCGATTGAGGTTATAGTGATTGCTCTGACCGTAATCATCACCCGCACCCTGACTGCTGACGGACGCTCTACCTGGATCGAAGGCCTCATGCTCCTCGCCGTTTACTTTATGCTGGCGATTGGCTTCTACTATCTTCCTGAAAGTACAGGGACTCTCTAG
- a CDS encoding Crp/Fnr family transcriptional regulator: protein MQKLIPATNLLLGALSRKDREPLLANCEQVDFIFADVLYRTGDLITHVYFPTESFISLVTSIDDKASLEVGLIGSEGVLGVTLILGIDIAPFQALVQGAGTALRITAALFLHELEQNPALRREMRHYLYASISQLAQRAACTRFHMVEARLACWLLMTHDRAHSDTFLVTQLFMAYMLGVRRVGVTKAANSLRKQKLISYCRGAITILDHAGLEAASCACYRAEKEGYERIMGYSSNSIF from the coding sequence ATGCAAAAACTCATACCCGCCACCAATCTTCTGCTGGGCGCCTTATCTCGCAAGGATCGCGAGCCGTTGCTTGCAAATTGCGAGCAAGTCGATTTCATTTTTGCCGATGTGCTTTACCGGACCGGAGACTTGATTACTCATGTTTACTTTCCGACGGAAAGCTTCATTTCCCTGGTAACGTCCATCGATGACAAAGCAAGTTTGGAGGTGGGGTTAATCGGTAGCGAGGGCGTGCTCGGTGTTACTCTCATACTGGGAATCGATATCGCGCCTTTTCAGGCTCTGGTTCAGGGCGCAGGTACAGCTTTACGCATTACGGCGGCATTGTTTCTCCATGAACTCGAACAGAATCCCGCGCTACGGCGAGAGATGCGGCACTACCTTTATGCGTCGATAAGCCAGCTCGCGCAAAGGGCTGCATGCACCCGCTTCCATATGGTGGAGGCTCGCCTTGCCTGTTGGTTGTTGATGACTCACGACCGGGCGCATTCCGACACCTTCCTTGTCACGCAGTTGTTCATGGCCTATATGCTCGGCGTTCGGCGAGTCGGCGTTACCAAAGCAGCGAATTCGCTACGAAAGCAAAAGCTCATCAGCTACTGCCGCGGGGCTATTACGATCCTCGATCATGCCGGTCTGGAGGCTGCTTCGTGCGCGTGTTACCGGGCGGAAAAAGAGGGCTACGAGCGGATTATGGGCTACTCATCAAATTCTATTTTCTGA
- a CDS encoding collagen-like protein yields MKYKNLIAATLTTLALSACMTVPPGPAGPAGATGTTGAMGNTGATGARGYTGYTGETGDTGDTGATGRSGAKGNTGSTGSRGSSSDGTVVIVPGR; encoded by the coding sequence ATGAAATACAAAAATTTAATCGCTGCGACACTGACGACGCTCGCACTGAGCGCTTGCATGACGGTGCCGCCTGGCCCTGCCGGGCCGGCCGGCGCCACGGGAACCACTGGAGCCATGGGTAACACGGGAGCAACCGGCGCCAGAGGCTACACCGGCTATACCGGAGAGACGGGAGACACCGGAGATACCGGCGCAACCGGTAGATCGGGCGCAAAGGGGAATACCGGATCGACCGGCTCGAGAGGAAGCTCAAGCGACGGTACTGTAGTGATCGTTCCAGGTCGCTAA
- a CDS encoding site-2 protease family protein, with translation MDELTTAGRFAVWAIPVVFAITLHEVAHGWAAKLLGDRTAERMGRLSLNPLHHVDPVGTLLVPGLLLVFSHFIFGWAKPVPVDWGKLRNPKRDVALVAAAGPGANAVMVLLWMLLARLAITLNDAFVSRPLIFMAAAGIFINLVLLLVNLVPVPPLDGGRILGSLLPPRLAMRYAQLEPYGFIIMLALIATNLLSMLLGGPLNLLLAISLDIAGIPPGILYHLMGSGT, from the coding sequence ATGGACGAATTAACTACCGCAGGGCGCTTCGCCGTTTGGGCGATCCCCGTCGTTTTTGCAATTACCCTGCATGAGGTTGCGCACGGTTGGGCGGCCAAGCTGTTAGGGGATCGTACTGCGGAAAGAATGGGGCGGCTATCGCTGAACCCGCTGCATCATGTCGATCCGGTCGGCACCTTGCTGGTTCCGGGGCTGTTGCTGGTGTTCAGCCATTTTATTTTCGGCTGGGCCAAACCGGTACCCGTCGATTGGGGGAAGCTGCGCAATCCGAAGCGCGACGTAGCATTGGTCGCCGCAGCTGGGCCGGGCGCCAACGCCGTAATGGTTCTGCTCTGGATGTTGCTGGCGCGGCTGGCGATTACGCTGAATGACGCTTTTGTTTCCCGTCCGTTGATTTTCATGGCGGCAGCCGGTATTTTTATTAACCTGGTGTTGCTGCTGGTTAACCTGGTGCCGGTGCCGCCGCTGGATGGCGGACGCATATTGGGCAGTTTGCTGCCCCCGCGTCTGGCAATGCGCTACGCCCAGCTCGAGCCGTACGGCTTTATCATCATGTTGGCTTTAATCGCCACCAATTTGCTGTCGATGCTGTTGGGCGGGCCGTTGAATCTGCTGCTGGCCATCAGCCTCGATATAGCCGGCATACCGCCGGGCATCCTGTACCACTTGATGGGTTCAGGGACTTAA